In Vespa crabro chromosome 5, iyVesCrab1.2, whole genome shotgun sequence, a single window of DNA contains:
- the LOC124424485 gene encoding phosphatidylinositol-binding clathrin assembly protein unc-11 isoform X11, producing the protein MAGQTINDRLLAARHSIAGQGLAKSVCKATTEEMIGPKKKHLDYLIHCTNEPNVSIPQLANLLIERSQNTNWTVVFKALITVHHMLCYGNERFTQYLASSNSTFQLSNFLDKSGVQGYDMSPFIRRYAKYLNEKALSYRTVAFDFCKVKRGKEDGTLRTMNAEKLLKTLPVLQSQLDALLEFDCTANDLTNGVINMAFMLLFRDLIRLFACYNDGIINLLEKYFDMNKKQCRDALELYKKFLIRMDRVGDFLKVAEDVGIDKGDIPDLTKAPSSLLDALEQHLASLEGKKGSAANTPTQSASNRTNIKSGVSALSSTSTAFGTAASNARLDHTGNGHIDEALRQQALAEEESALNQYKAKVQSPPGGPSTNPFLSSPTNNANQPIVDLFSAAPSTDSQPQKASDDLLQLAGNPFADMFGAPQQAPPAQSAQVQNNMWMTNGNGFAATPANNNFVTDNSFSSVFGNQDQQSTGAPGTAGSVPNPFMSDFPTAASQASNAAAALGLFDQSGVTAGSNVGEAQAAAAATAAAAAAASQSGGDLFSAGGQADLFGGDSAMLKAADGSSGDVAAGGAQVPSAVAPSTALTSGKSTATPPPRPPPPATATNGTPRALSPAVSGASPGRPASGPASTAANAAPSKSAFDDLNDSIRMALGGSPSRPAPLAQHAPPTQQQQQQQQQQQQQQQQQQQQQQQQPSQQPVQQGFAMFDMGSSMGATGHPMMAGGQMVGYGVPPSSQVPPVGYGSPAKQPMSAAGQTANTAAASGKVLTGDLDSSLASLAQNLTINKSTQQQVKGMQWNSPKNTAKTGGPAGWTPQPMAATTGAGYRPMGQGMTQLPATTTLAFPPQTAPLGMQGMPMGMQGMQGMRPMMGTMPGPAAGGGGMMVAGGAAPMMMPNTNPMMGANLQQQQPQPAAAQAQGNAVQLDPFGAL; encoded by the exons ATCTCATTCATTGTACGAACGAGCCAAACGTTTCGATACCACAACTTGCTAATCTTTTGATAGAACGATCCCAAAATACGAATTGGACGGTCGTTTTTAAAGCTCTTATAACGGTGCATCATATGCTTTGTTATGGCAACGAG AGGTTTACACAATACTTGGCGTCGAGCAACAGCACGTTTCAGCTCAGCAATTTCCTCGATAAAAGTGGAGTACAAG GTTACGACATGTCACCGTTTATCAGACGATATGCCAAATACTTGAACGAGAAGGCTCTTTCATACAGGACGGTGGCATTTGATTTCTGCAAAGTAAAAAGAGG aaaagAAGATGGCACGTTGCGTACTATGAAtgcagaaaaattattaaaaactttgccTGTCCTACAATCACAATTAGACGCACTACTCGAATTTGATTGTACAGCAAACGATCTTACAAATGGTGTTATAAACATGGCATTTATGCTTCTATTCCGAGACCTCATACGTTTGTTTGCCTGTTATAATGATGGAATTATTAACCTCttag agAAGTATTTTGACATGAATAAGAAACAATGTCGAGATGCTTTGGAATTGTATAAAAAGTTTCTCATAAGAATGGATAGGGTTGGTGACTTCTTAAAAGTAGCAGag gatGTTGGTATCGATAAAGGCGATATACCGGATTTAACAAAG GCACCAAGTAGCTTGTTAGATGCGTTGGAACAGCATCTTGCATCATTAGAAGGGAAAAAGGGCTCTGCTGCAAATACGCCAACGCAGTCAGCAAG CAATAGAACGAATATAAAGTCGGGAGTGTCCGCCCTGTCTTCCACCAGTACCGCATTTGGAACGGCAGCTAGTAACGCACGGCTCGATCATACTGGAAATGGACATATCGATGAAGCATTGAGGCAACAAGCTCTTGCGGAAGAGGAATCAGCTTTGAATCAGTACAAG gCAAAAGTGCAATCGCCCCCAGGTGGTCCAAGTACAAATCCTTTCTTGAGTTCACCTACCAACAATGCCAATCAACCAATAGTTGATCTATTTAGTGCAGCACCATCAACGGATAGTCAG cCACAAAAAGCATCCGACGATTTGCTACAACTGGCAGGAAATCCTTTCGCAGATATGTTTGGCGCGCCACAACAAGCACCACCTGCACAGTCTGCACAAGTACAAAATAATATGTGGATGACCAACGGTAATG GTTTTGCAGCGACACCAGCAAATAATAACTTTGTTACAGATAATAGCTTTTCCTCTGTTTTTGGAAATCAGGATCAACAGTCAA CTGGTGCCCCAGGAACAGCCGGATCCGTACCTAATCCCTTTATGTCCGACTTCCCAACCGCCGCTTCCCAAGCTAGCAATGCAGCCGCTGCTCTAGGGCTGTTCGATCAAAGCGGCGTTACTGCCGGTAGTAACGTTGGCGAAGCtcaagcagcagcagcagcaacagcagcagcagcagcggcggCATCACAAAGCGGCGGAGACCTCTTCAGTGCCGGCGGTCAGGCAGATCTCTTTGGGGGCGACTCTGCAATGCTCAAGGCCGCAGATGGGAGCTCTGGGGACGTCGCGGCCGGCGGTGCACAAGTACCGTCGGCCGTTGCGCCCTCGACGGCTCTTACCTCTGGCAAGTCCACTGCCACGCCGCCTCCCAGACCACCGCCTCCCGCGACAGCTACCAATGGTACACCACGTGCATTGTCTCCAGCTGTTAGCGGAGCATCACCTGGTAGGCCAGCCTCGGGGCCTGCTTCAACTGCCGCCAATGCAGCCCCGAGCAAGAGTGCATTCGATGATCTAAATGACAGTATTCGCATGGCACTGGGTGGGTCTCCGTCGCGACCGGCACCCCTTGCTCAGCACGCTCCTCCTacgcaacagcagcagcagcaacagcagcagcagcaacaacaacaacaacaacaacagcaacaacaacaacaacaaccatCGCAACAACCCGTCCAACAGGGCTTTGCCATGTTCGACATGGGAAGTAGTATGGGGGCCACTGGCCACCCGATGATGGCCGGTGGCCAGATGGTTGGTTACGGTGTTCCTCCGTCGTCTCAAGTACCCCCTGTCGGCTATGGTTCTCCGGCTAAGCAGCCAATGTCAG CAGCTGGACAGACGGCAAATACGGCGGCAGCCAGTGGTAAAGTCCTAACTGGAGATCTAGATAGTAGCCTTGCCAGTTTAGCACAGAATTTGACGATTAATAAAAGTACTCAACAGCAAGTTAA GGGAATGCAATGGAATTCTCCAAAAAATACGGCTAAAACCGGCGGCCCTGCTGGATGGACACCGCAACCAATGGCAGCTACTACAGGCGCTGGATATCGTCCTATG GGTCAAGGAATGACGCAACTTCCTGCTACAACCACGTTGGCCTTTCCCCCACAGACAGCACCATTG GGTATGCAAGGTATGCCAATGGGCATGCAAGGTATGCAAGGTATGAGGCCGATGATGGGTACAATGCCAGGGCCCGCTGCTGGAGGTGGTGGTATGATGGTTGCGGGTGGAGCTGCCCCAATGATGATGCCTAATACAAATCCTATGATGGGTGCTAATCTTCAGCAGCAGCAACCACAACCTGCTGCTGCTCAGGCACAAGGCAATGCTGTTCAACTTGATCCTTTTGGTGCTCTATGA
- the LOC124424485 gene encoding phosphatidylinositol-binding clathrin assembly protein isoform X1 has protein sequence MSLDGMTIDGRCSRREHRSGLVRDWFSRGRYEWWGEDSEVAILKQFAIASRRRCEAELLSSWLSFSSFSSSRSELSRISLASVLNASASSYGSDLIHCTNEPNVSIPQLANLLIERSQNTNWTVVFKALITVHHMLCYGNERFTQYLASSNSTFQLSNFLDKSGVQAGARVGYDMSPFIRRYAKYLNEKALSYRTVAFDFCKVKRGKEDGTLRTMNAEKLLKTLPVLQSQLDALLEFDCTANDLTNGVINMAFMLLFRDLIRLFACYNDGIINLLEKYFDMNKKQCRDALELYKKFLIRMDRVGDFLKVAEDVGIDKGDIPDLTKAPSSLLDALEQHLASLEGKKGSAANTPTQSASNRTNIKSGVSALSSTSTAFGTAASNARLDHTGNGHIDEALRQQALAEEESALNQYKAKVQSPPGGPSTNPFLSSPTNNANQPIVDLFSAAPSTDSQPQKASDDLLQLAGNPFADMFGAPQQAPPAQSAQVQNNMWMTNGNGFAATPANNNFVTDNSFSSVFGNQDQQSTGAPGTAGSVPNPFMSDFPTAASQASNAAAALGLFDQSGVTAGSNVGEAQAAAAATAAAAAAASQSGGDLFSAGGQADLFGGDSAMLKAADGSSGDVAAGGAQVPSAVAPSTALTSGKSTATPPPRPPPPATATNGTPRALSPAVSGASPGRPASGPASTAANAAPSKSAFDDLNDSIRMALGGSPSRPAPLAQHAPPTQQQQQQQQQQQQQQQQQQQQQQQQPSQQPVQQGFAMFDMGSSMGATGHPMMAGGQMVGYGVPPSSQVPPVGYGSPAKQPMSAAGQTANTAAASGKVLTGDLDSSLASLAQNLTINKSTQQQVKGMQWNSPKNTAKTGGPAGWTPQPMAATTGAGYRPMGQGMTQLPATTTLAFPPQTAPLGMQGMPMGMQGMQGMRPMMGTMPGPAAGGGGMMVAGGAAPMMMPNTNPMMGANLQQQQPQPAAAQAQGNAVQLDPFGAL, from the exons ATCTCATTCATTGTACGAACGAGCCAAACGTTTCGATACCACAACTTGCTAATCTTTTGATAGAACGATCCCAAAATACGAATTGGACGGTCGTTTTTAAAGCTCTTATAACGGTGCATCATATGCTTTGTTATGGCAACGAG AGGTTTACACAATACTTGGCGTCGAGCAACAGCACGTTTCAGCTCAGCAATTTCCTCGATAAAAGTGGAGTACAAG CAGGAGCACGCGTCG GTTACGACATGTCACCGTTTATCAGACGATATGCCAAATACTTGAACGAGAAGGCTCTTTCATACAGGACGGTGGCATTTGATTTCTGCAAAGTAAAAAGAGG aaaagAAGATGGCACGTTGCGTACTATGAAtgcagaaaaattattaaaaactttgccTGTCCTACAATCACAATTAGACGCACTACTCGAATTTGATTGTACAGCAAACGATCTTACAAATGGTGTTATAAACATGGCATTTATGCTTCTATTCCGAGACCTCATACGTTTGTTTGCCTGTTATAATGATGGAATTATTAACCTCttag agAAGTATTTTGACATGAATAAGAAACAATGTCGAGATGCTTTGGAATTGTATAAAAAGTTTCTCATAAGAATGGATAGGGTTGGTGACTTCTTAAAAGTAGCAGag gatGTTGGTATCGATAAAGGCGATATACCGGATTTAACAAAG GCACCAAGTAGCTTGTTAGATGCGTTGGAACAGCATCTTGCATCATTAGAAGGGAAAAAGGGCTCTGCTGCAAATACGCCAACGCAGTCAGCAAG CAATAGAACGAATATAAAGTCGGGAGTGTCCGCCCTGTCTTCCACCAGTACCGCATTTGGAACGGCAGCTAGTAACGCACGGCTCGATCATACTGGAAATGGACATATCGATGAAGCATTGAGGCAACAAGCTCTTGCGGAAGAGGAATCAGCTTTGAATCAGTACAAG gCAAAAGTGCAATCGCCCCCAGGTGGTCCAAGTACAAATCCTTTCTTGAGTTCACCTACCAACAATGCCAATCAACCAATAGTTGATCTATTTAGTGCAGCACCATCAACGGATAGTCAG cCACAAAAAGCATCCGACGATTTGCTACAACTGGCAGGAAATCCTTTCGCAGATATGTTTGGCGCGCCACAACAAGCACCACCTGCACAGTCTGCACAAGTACAAAATAATATGTGGATGACCAACGGTAATG GTTTTGCAGCGACACCAGCAAATAATAACTTTGTTACAGATAATAGCTTTTCCTCTGTTTTTGGAAATCAGGATCAACAGTCAA CTGGTGCCCCAGGAACAGCCGGATCCGTACCTAATCCCTTTATGTCCGACTTCCCAACCGCCGCTTCCCAAGCTAGCAATGCAGCCGCTGCTCTAGGGCTGTTCGATCAAAGCGGCGTTACTGCCGGTAGTAACGTTGGCGAAGCtcaagcagcagcagcagcaacagcagcagcagcagcggcggCATCACAAAGCGGCGGAGACCTCTTCAGTGCCGGCGGTCAGGCAGATCTCTTTGGGGGCGACTCTGCAATGCTCAAGGCCGCAGATGGGAGCTCTGGGGACGTCGCGGCCGGCGGTGCACAAGTACCGTCGGCCGTTGCGCCCTCGACGGCTCTTACCTCTGGCAAGTCCACTGCCACGCCGCCTCCCAGACCACCGCCTCCCGCGACAGCTACCAATGGTACACCACGTGCATTGTCTCCAGCTGTTAGCGGAGCATCACCTGGTAGGCCAGCCTCGGGGCCTGCTTCAACTGCCGCCAATGCAGCCCCGAGCAAGAGTGCATTCGATGATCTAAATGACAGTATTCGCATGGCACTGGGTGGGTCTCCGTCGCGACCGGCACCCCTTGCTCAGCACGCTCCTCCTacgcaacagcagcagcagcaacagcagcagcagcaacaacaacaacaacaacaacagcaacaacaacaacaacaaccatCGCAACAACCCGTCCAACAGGGCTTTGCCATGTTCGACATGGGAAGTAGTATGGGGGCCACTGGCCACCCGATGATGGCCGGTGGCCAGATGGTTGGTTACGGTGTTCCTCCGTCGTCTCAAGTACCCCCTGTCGGCTATGGTTCTCCGGCTAAGCAGCCAATGTCAG CAGCTGGACAGACGGCAAATACGGCGGCAGCCAGTGGTAAAGTCCTAACTGGAGATCTAGATAGTAGCCTTGCCAGTTTAGCACAGAATTTGACGATTAATAAAAGTACTCAACAGCAAGTTAA GGGAATGCAATGGAATTCTCCAAAAAATACGGCTAAAACCGGCGGCCCTGCTGGATGGACACCGCAACCAATGGCAGCTACTACAGGCGCTGGATATCGTCCTATG GGTCAAGGAATGACGCAACTTCCTGCTACAACCACGTTGGCCTTTCCCCCACAGACAGCACCATTG GGTATGCAAGGTATGCCAATGGGCATGCAAGGTATGCAAGGTATGAGGCCGATGATGGGTACAATGCCAGGGCCCGCTGCTGGAGGTGGTGGTATGATGGTTGCGGGTGGAGCTGCCCCAATGATGATGCCTAATACAAATCCTATGATGGGTGCTAATCTTCAGCAGCAGCAACCACAACCTGCTGCTGCTCAGGCACAAGGCAATGCTGTTCAACTTGATCCTTTTGGTGCTCTATGA
- the LOC124424485 gene encoding phosphatidylinositol-binding clathrin assembly protein isoform X3 has translation MSLDGMTIDGRCSRREHRSGLVRDWFSRGRYEWWGEDSEVAILKQFAIASRRRCEAELLSSWLSFSSFSSSRSELSRISLASVLNASASSYGSDLIHCTNEPNVSIPQLANLLIERSQNTNWTVVFKALITVHHMLCYGNERFTQYLASSNSTFQLSNFLDKSGVQGARVGYDMSPFIRRYAKYLNEKALSYRTVAFDFCKVKRGKEDGTLRTMNAEKLLKTLPVLQSQLDALLEFDCTANDLTNGVINMAFMLLFRDLIRLFACYNDGIINLLEKYFDMNKKQCRDALELYKKFLIRMDRVGDFLKVAEDVGIDKGDIPDLTKAPSSLLDALEQHLASLEGKKGSAANTPTQSASNRTNIKSGVSALSSTSTAFGTAASNARLDHTGNGHIDEALRQQALAEEESALNQYKAKVQSPPGGPSTNPFLSSPTNNANQPIVDLFSAAPSTDSQPQKASDDLLQLAGNPFADMFGAPQQAPPAQSAQVQNNMWMTNGNGFAATPANNNFVTDNSFSSVFGNQDQQSTGAPGTAGSVPNPFMSDFPTAASQASNAAAALGLFDQSGVTAGSNVGEAQAAAAATAAAAAAASQSGGDLFSAGGQADLFGGDSAMLKAADGSSGDVAAGGAQVPSAVAPSTALTSGKSTATPPPRPPPPATATNGTPRALSPAVSGASPGRPASGPASTAANAAPSKSAFDDLNDSIRMALGGSPSRPAPLAQHAPPTQQQQQQQQQQQQQQQQQQQQQQQQPSQQPVQQGFAMFDMGSSMGATGHPMMAGGQMVGYGVPPSSQVPPVGYGSPAKQPMSAAGQTANTAAASGKVLTGDLDSSLASLAQNLTINKSTQQQVKGMQWNSPKNTAKTGGPAGWTPQPMAATTGAGYRPMGQGMTQLPATTTLAFPPQTAPLGMQGMPMGMQGMQGMRPMMGTMPGPAAGGGGMMVAGGAAPMMMPNTNPMMGANLQQQQPQPAAAQAQGNAVQLDPFGAL, from the exons ATCTCATTCATTGTACGAACGAGCCAAACGTTTCGATACCACAACTTGCTAATCTTTTGATAGAACGATCCCAAAATACGAATTGGACGGTCGTTTTTAAAGCTCTTATAACGGTGCATCATATGCTTTGTTATGGCAACGAG AGGTTTACACAATACTTGGCGTCGAGCAACAGCACGTTTCAGCTCAGCAATTTCCTCGATAAAAGTGGAGTACAAG GAGCACGCGTCG GTTACGACATGTCACCGTTTATCAGACGATATGCCAAATACTTGAACGAGAAGGCTCTTTCATACAGGACGGTGGCATTTGATTTCTGCAAAGTAAAAAGAGG aaaagAAGATGGCACGTTGCGTACTATGAAtgcagaaaaattattaaaaactttgccTGTCCTACAATCACAATTAGACGCACTACTCGAATTTGATTGTACAGCAAACGATCTTACAAATGGTGTTATAAACATGGCATTTATGCTTCTATTCCGAGACCTCATACGTTTGTTTGCCTGTTATAATGATGGAATTATTAACCTCttag agAAGTATTTTGACATGAATAAGAAACAATGTCGAGATGCTTTGGAATTGTATAAAAAGTTTCTCATAAGAATGGATAGGGTTGGTGACTTCTTAAAAGTAGCAGag gatGTTGGTATCGATAAAGGCGATATACCGGATTTAACAAAG GCACCAAGTAGCTTGTTAGATGCGTTGGAACAGCATCTTGCATCATTAGAAGGGAAAAAGGGCTCTGCTGCAAATACGCCAACGCAGTCAGCAAG CAATAGAACGAATATAAAGTCGGGAGTGTCCGCCCTGTCTTCCACCAGTACCGCATTTGGAACGGCAGCTAGTAACGCACGGCTCGATCATACTGGAAATGGACATATCGATGAAGCATTGAGGCAACAAGCTCTTGCGGAAGAGGAATCAGCTTTGAATCAGTACAAG gCAAAAGTGCAATCGCCCCCAGGTGGTCCAAGTACAAATCCTTTCTTGAGTTCACCTACCAACAATGCCAATCAACCAATAGTTGATCTATTTAGTGCAGCACCATCAACGGATAGTCAG cCACAAAAAGCATCCGACGATTTGCTACAACTGGCAGGAAATCCTTTCGCAGATATGTTTGGCGCGCCACAACAAGCACCACCTGCACAGTCTGCACAAGTACAAAATAATATGTGGATGACCAACGGTAATG GTTTTGCAGCGACACCAGCAAATAATAACTTTGTTACAGATAATAGCTTTTCCTCTGTTTTTGGAAATCAGGATCAACAGTCAA CTGGTGCCCCAGGAACAGCCGGATCCGTACCTAATCCCTTTATGTCCGACTTCCCAACCGCCGCTTCCCAAGCTAGCAATGCAGCCGCTGCTCTAGGGCTGTTCGATCAAAGCGGCGTTACTGCCGGTAGTAACGTTGGCGAAGCtcaagcagcagcagcagcaacagcagcagcagcagcggcggCATCACAAAGCGGCGGAGACCTCTTCAGTGCCGGCGGTCAGGCAGATCTCTTTGGGGGCGACTCTGCAATGCTCAAGGCCGCAGATGGGAGCTCTGGGGACGTCGCGGCCGGCGGTGCACAAGTACCGTCGGCCGTTGCGCCCTCGACGGCTCTTACCTCTGGCAAGTCCACTGCCACGCCGCCTCCCAGACCACCGCCTCCCGCGACAGCTACCAATGGTACACCACGTGCATTGTCTCCAGCTGTTAGCGGAGCATCACCTGGTAGGCCAGCCTCGGGGCCTGCTTCAACTGCCGCCAATGCAGCCCCGAGCAAGAGTGCATTCGATGATCTAAATGACAGTATTCGCATGGCACTGGGTGGGTCTCCGTCGCGACCGGCACCCCTTGCTCAGCACGCTCCTCCTacgcaacagcagcagcagcaacagcagcagcagcaacaacaacaacaacaacaacagcaacaacaacaacaacaaccatCGCAACAACCCGTCCAACAGGGCTTTGCCATGTTCGACATGGGAAGTAGTATGGGGGCCACTGGCCACCCGATGATGGCCGGTGGCCAGATGGTTGGTTACGGTGTTCCTCCGTCGTCTCAAGTACCCCCTGTCGGCTATGGTTCTCCGGCTAAGCAGCCAATGTCAG CAGCTGGACAGACGGCAAATACGGCGGCAGCCAGTGGTAAAGTCCTAACTGGAGATCTAGATAGTAGCCTTGCCAGTTTAGCACAGAATTTGACGATTAATAAAAGTACTCAACAGCAAGTTAA GGGAATGCAATGGAATTCTCCAAAAAATACGGCTAAAACCGGCGGCCCTGCTGGATGGACACCGCAACCAATGGCAGCTACTACAGGCGCTGGATATCGTCCTATG GGTCAAGGAATGACGCAACTTCCTGCTACAACCACGTTGGCCTTTCCCCCACAGACAGCACCATTG GGTATGCAAGGTATGCCAATGGGCATGCAAGGTATGCAAGGTATGAGGCCGATGATGGGTACAATGCCAGGGCCCGCTGCTGGAGGTGGTGGTATGATGGTTGCGGGTGGAGCTGCCCCAATGATGATGCCTAATACAAATCCTATGATGGGTGCTAATCTTCAGCAGCAGCAACCACAACCTGCTGCTGCTCAGGCACAAGGCAATGCTGTTCAACTTGATCCTTTTGGTGCTCTATGA
- the LOC124424485 gene encoding phosphatidylinositol-binding clathrin assembly protein isoform X8 has protein sequence MSLDGMTIDGRCSRREHRSGLVRDWFSRGRYEWWGEDSEVAILKQFAIASRRRCEAELLSSWLSFSSFSSSRSELSRISLASVLNASASSYGSDLIHCTNEPNVSIPQLANLLIERSQNTNWTVVFKALITVHHMLCYGNERFTQYLASSNSTFQLSNFLDKSGVQAGARVGYDMSPFIRRYAKYLNEKALSYRTVAFDFCKVKRGKEDGTLRTMNAEKLLKTLPVLQSQLDALLEFDCTANDLTNGVINMAFMLLFRDLIRLFACYNDGIINLLEKYFDMNKKQCRDALELYKKFLIRMDRVGDFLKVAEDVGIDKGDIPDLTKAPSSLLDALEQHLASLEGKKGSAANTPTQSASTAFGTAASNARLDHTGNGHIDEALRQQALAEEESALNQYKAKVQSPPGGPSTNPFLSSPTNNANQPIVDLFSAAPSTDSQPQKASDDLLQLAGNPFADMFGAPQQAPPAQSAQVQNNMWMTNGNGFAATPANNNFVTDNSFSSVFGNQDQQSTGAPGTAGSVPNPFMSDFPTAASQASNAAAALGLFDQSGVTAGSNVGEAQAAAAATAAAAAAASQSGGDLFSAGGQADLFGGDSAMLKAADGSSGDVAAGGAQVPSAVAPSTALTSGKSTATPPPRPPPPATATNGTPRALSPAVSGASPGRPASGPASTAANAAPSKSAFDDLNDSIRMALGGSPSRPAPLAQHAPPTQQQQQQQQQQQQQQQQQQQQQQQQPSQQPVQQGFAMFDMGSSMGATGHPMMAGGQMVGYGVPPSSQVPPVGYGSPAKQPMSAAGQTANTAAASGKVLTGDLDSSLASLAQNLTINKSTQQQVKGMQWNSPKNTAKTGGPAGWTPQPMAATTGAGYRPMGQGMTQLPATTTLAFPPQTAPLGMQGMPMGMQGMQGMRPMMGTMPGPAAGGGGMMVAGGAAPMMMPNTNPMMGANLQQQQPQPAAAQAQGNAVQLDPFGAL, from the exons ATCTCATTCATTGTACGAACGAGCCAAACGTTTCGATACCACAACTTGCTAATCTTTTGATAGAACGATCCCAAAATACGAATTGGACGGTCGTTTTTAAAGCTCTTATAACGGTGCATCATATGCTTTGTTATGGCAACGAG AGGTTTACACAATACTTGGCGTCGAGCAACAGCACGTTTCAGCTCAGCAATTTCCTCGATAAAAGTGGAGTACAAG CAGGAGCACGCGTCG GTTACGACATGTCACCGTTTATCAGACGATATGCCAAATACTTGAACGAGAAGGCTCTTTCATACAGGACGGTGGCATTTGATTTCTGCAAAGTAAAAAGAGG aaaagAAGATGGCACGTTGCGTACTATGAAtgcagaaaaattattaaaaactttgccTGTCCTACAATCACAATTAGACGCACTACTCGAATTTGATTGTACAGCAAACGATCTTACAAATGGTGTTATAAACATGGCATTTATGCTTCTATTCCGAGACCTCATACGTTTGTTTGCCTGTTATAATGATGGAATTATTAACCTCttag agAAGTATTTTGACATGAATAAGAAACAATGTCGAGATGCTTTGGAATTGTATAAAAAGTTTCTCATAAGAATGGATAGGGTTGGTGACTTCTTAAAAGTAGCAGag gatGTTGGTATCGATAAAGGCGATATACCGGATTTAACAAAG GCACCAAGTAGCTTGTTAGATGCGTTGGAACAGCATCTTGCATCATTAGAAGGGAAAAAGGGCTCTGCTGCAAATACGCCAACGCAGTCAGCAAG TACCGCATTTGGAACGGCAGCTAGTAACGCACGGCTCGATCATACTGGAAATGGACATATCGATGAAGCATTGAGGCAACAAGCTCTTGCGGAAGAGGAATCAGCTTTGAATCAGTACAAG gCAAAAGTGCAATCGCCCCCAGGTGGTCCAAGTACAAATCCTTTCTTGAGTTCACCTACCAACAATGCCAATCAACCAATAGTTGATCTATTTAGTGCAGCACCATCAACGGATAGTCAG cCACAAAAAGCATCCGACGATTTGCTACAACTGGCAGGAAATCCTTTCGCAGATATGTTTGGCGCGCCACAACAAGCACCACCTGCACAGTCTGCACAAGTACAAAATAATATGTGGATGACCAACGGTAATG GTTTTGCAGCGACACCAGCAAATAATAACTTTGTTACAGATAATAGCTTTTCCTCTGTTTTTGGAAATCAGGATCAACAGTCAA CTGGTGCCCCAGGAACAGCCGGATCCGTACCTAATCCCTTTATGTCCGACTTCCCAACCGCCGCTTCCCAAGCTAGCAATGCAGCCGCTGCTCTAGGGCTGTTCGATCAAAGCGGCGTTACTGCCGGTAGTAACGTTGGCGAAGCtcaagcagcagcagcagcaacagcagcagcagcagcggcggCATCACAAAGCGGCGGAGACCTCTTCAGTGCCGGCGGTCAGGCAGATCTCTTTGGGGGCGACTCTGCAATGCTCAAGGCCGCAGATGGGAGCTCTGGGGACGTCGCGGCCGGCGGTGCACAAGTACCGTCGGCCGTTGCGCCCTCGACGGCTCTTACCTCTGGCAAGTCCACTGCCACGCCGCCTCCCAGACCACCGCCTCCCGCGACAGCTACCAATGGTACACCACGTGCATTGTCTCCAGCTGTTAGCGGAGCATCACCTGGTAGGCCAGCCTCGGGGCCTGCTTCAACTGCCGCCAATGCAGCCCCGAGCAAGAGTGCATTCGATGATCTAAATGACAGTATTCGCATGGCACTGGGTGGGTCTCCGTCGCGACCGGCACCCCTTGCTCAGCACGCTCCTCCTacgcaacagcagcagcagcaacagcagcagcagcaacaacaacaacaacaacaacagcaacaacaacaacaacaaccatCGCAACAACCCGTCCAACAGGGCTTTGCCATGTTCGACATGGGAAGTAGTATGGGGGCCACTGGCCACCCGATGATGGCCGGTGGCCAGATGGTTGGTTACGGTGTTCCTCCGTCGTCTCAAGTACCCCCTGTCGGCTATGGTTCTCCGGCTAAGCAGCCAATGTCAG CAGCTGGACAGACGGCAAATACGGCGGCAGCCAGTGGTAAAGTCCTAACTGGAGATCTAGATAGTAGCCTTGCCAGTTTAGCACAGAATTTGACGATTAATAAAAGTACTCAACAGCAAGTTAA GGGAATGCAATGGAATTCTCCAAAAAATACGGCTAAAACCGGCGGCCCTGCTGGATGGACACCGCAACCAATGGCAGCTACTACAGGCGCTGGATATCGTCCTATG GGTCAAGGAATGACGCAACTTCCTGCTACAACCACGTTGGCCTTTCCCCCACAGACAGCACCATTG GGTATGCAAGGTATGCCAATGGGCATGCAAGGTATGCAAGGTATGAGGCCGATGATGGGTACAATGCCAGGGCCCGCTGCTGGAGGTGGTGGTATGATGGTTGCGGGTGGAGCTGCCCCAATGATGATGCCTAATACAAATCCTATGATGGGTGCTAATCTTCAGCAGCAGCAACCACAACCTGCTGCTGCTCAGGCACAAGGCAATGCTGTTCAACTTGATCCTTTTGGTGCTCTATGA